The following are encoded in a window of Hemiscyllium ocellatum isolate sHemOce1 chromosome 35, sHemOce1.pat.X.cur, whole genome shotgun sequence genomic DNA:
- the LOC132832657 gene encoding zinc finger protein 271-like produces MEEKPFKCEVCDQAFAHSSTLVKHRRIHTGERPFRCEVCGRAFAQSSGLMYHRRLHTGEKPFTCEVCDKSFSHSSHFRRHQRMHTGEKLFKCEVCDKAFTSSSTLLNHQHTHTGDKPFKCEVCHKNFARLLTLVNHQRVHTGEKPFTCEVCHKSFSQLPNLRTHQRIHTGKKPFRCEVCEKTFTRSSDLLRHQRIHTGEKPFKCHVCNQAFTQPSTLLQHQRTHTGEKPFKCEVCDKGFAQLSGLLYHRRIHRR; encoded by the coding sequence ATGGAAGAGAAACCATTTAAGTGTGAGGTTTGTGATCAAGCCTTTGCACACTCGTCAACACTTGTGAAACACCGAcggatccacactggggagaggcctttcaggtGTGAGGTGTGTGGCAGGGCCTTTGCCCAGTCTTCTGGTCTCATGTATCATCGGCGtcttcacacaggggagaaaccatttacTTGTGAGGTTTGTGACAAATCCTTCTCGCACTCTTCCCACTTTCGAAGGCACCAACGCATGCACACTGGGGAGAAGTTGTTCAAGTGCGAGGTGTGTGACAAAGCCTTCACTAGCTCCTCGACTCTCCTGAATCACCAGCACACTCACACAGGGGATAAGCCCTTCAAATGTGAGGTGTGTCACAAGAATTTTGCACGACTATTGACCTTGGTGAatcaccagcgtgtccacactggAGAAAAGCCATTCACATGCGAGGTGTGTCACAAATCATTCTCGCAGTTACCAAACCTCCGCACGcaccaacgcattcacacaggGAAGAAGCCATTCCGCTGTGAGGTCTGTGAGAAGACTTTCACCCGGTCCTCTGATCTCCTGAGGCACCAGAGGATACACACCGGGGAGAAACCTTTCAAATGCCATGTGTGTAACCAAGCGTTCACACAGCCATCAACACTGCTGCAGCACCAACGCActcacaccggggagaagccattcaagtGTGAGGTGTGCGATAAGGGATTTGCACAGTTATCAGGTCTTCTGTATCATCGGCGCATTCACAGGAGATAA
- the LOC132832892 gene encoding zinc finger protein 271-like, with the protein MCNKALSKALMLMDDQHMYTGEKPFKGEIFNQDFGGQSDLVNYQHICTGKKAFTCEMCEKSISSSSELHIHQRIHTGVKPFMCEVCNKSFSSSSNLRKHQRIHKAEKPFQCEVCDKSFTHSGTLRRHQHIHTGEKLFKCEVCCKSFSNSSRLLLHQRIHTGDKPFTCEVCDKSFSDSSNLRRHQSIHTGEKPYRCEVCDKSFPSSSRLLLHHSTHTGDKLFTCKVCHKSFSQSSSLHTHQRVHTGEKPFTCDVCIKSFSNSSTLRRHQRTHTGEKPFTCEVCDKSFSRSWNLLLHQKIHTG; encoded by the coding sequence ATGTGCAACAAAGCTTTGTCAAAGGCATTGATGCTGATGGATGACCAACACATGTacaccggggagaagccattcaaagGCGAGATATTTAACCAGGATTTTGGAGGGCAATCAGACCTGGTGAATTATCAGCACATTTGCACAGGGAAAAAGGCATTCACGTGTGAGATGTGTGAAAAATCTATCTCCTCATCATCAGAACTCCACATACACCAGCGTATTCATACAGGGGTGAAACCATTCATGTGCGAAGTATGTAACAAATCATTCTCGTCATCGTCAAACCTCCGCAAACACCAACGCATTCACAAAGCAGAAAAACCATTTCAGTGTGAGGTGTGTGATAAGTCATTCACACACTCAGGAACTCTTCGCAGACACCAACatattcacacaggggagaagttGTTTAAGTGCGAGGTGTGTTGCAAATCATTCTCCAATTCATCAAGACTCCTGCTCCATCAGAGGATTCACACAGGGGACAAGCCATTCACATGTGAAGTCTGTGATAAATCATTTTCGGACTCATCAAACCTCCGTAGGCATCAAAGCATCCATACTGGGGAGAAACCATATCGGTGCGAGGTATGTGACAAATCATTCCCCAGTTCATCAAGACtcctgctgcatcacagcactcATACAGGGGATAAACTATTTACCTGCAAGGTCTGTCACAAATCGTTCTCGCAGTCTTCAAGCTTACACACACATCAACGTGTCCACACAGGCGAGAAACCATTCACTTGTGATGTGTGTATAAAATCATTCTCAAATTCATCAACTCTCCGCAGACACCAACGcactcacacaggggagaaaccattcacatgtgAAGTGTGTGATAAATCGTTTTCGAGGTCCTGGAACCTTCTGCTCCATCAGAAGATCCACACAGGGTAG